In one window of Aphidius gifuensis isolate YNYX2018 linkage group LG4, ASM1490517v1, whole genome shotgun sequence DNA:
- the LOC122853678 gene encoding speckle-type POZ protein-like, whose protein sequence is MSIAPRQSFTTEENQSFTFEYDWTIKNFVFHDDKIESSEFSSGLANINDKWCLKIFPKVILDDTEFVSVQLKLLDCAADVPEIVAHYKVSILTLNNEEVNAQSSLSPLRFSSKNTSAIVRRFVKREDLFGRLWESTKLLPNDSLTILCEIKLLVDDKTIESYQPVIVNDHKKLINDLGQLLSSGLSSDFTFKVKGKSFQVIKGIMAARSCVFRKMFEGNDTNEHTVSDIEAPVFEELLRYIYTDEAPRIDELPKQLLAVADRYQLEELKNIHKLRDVVATGPFQVLKASHGRVFMAVLEAIAEIK, encoded by the exons ATGTCGATTGCACCAAGACAATCATTTACAACTGAAGAAAATCAATCGTTTACATTTGAATACGACtggacaattaaaaattttgtatttcatgatgataaaattgaatcatCAGAATTTTCATCTGGCTTGGCAAACATTAATGACAAAtggtgtttaaaaatatttccaaaagTCATACTTGATGATACAGAATTTGTATCagttcaattaaaattattggatTGTGCTGCAGATGTACCAGAAATTGTTGCACATTACAAGGTATCAATATTGAcattaaataatgaagaagTAAATGCACAAAGTAGTCTTAGTCCATTGAGattttcatctaaaaatacATCAGCAATTGTAAGACGTTTTGTAAAACGTGAAGATCTATTTGGTAGACTTTGggaatcaacaaaattattgcCAAATGATAGTCTTACAATACTTTGTGAAATTAAACttcttgttgatgataaaacaattgaaagtTATCAACCAGTTATTGTTAATgatcacaaaaaattaataaatgatttggGACAATTATTGTCAAGTGGATTATCAAGTGATTTTACATTCAAGGTCAAAGGTAAATCATTTCAAGTTATCAAAGGTATCATGGCAGCAAGAAGCTGTGTATTTCGTAAAATGTTTGAAGGAAATGATACCAATGAACATACTGTATCAGACATTGAAGCACCAGTATTTGAAGAATTATTACGTTATATTTATACTGATGAAGCACCAAGAATTGATGAACTTCCAAAGCAATTACTTGCTGTTGCTGATAGATATCAACTTGAAGAACTTAAAAATAT ACATAAATTGAGAGATGTTGTTGCCACTGGGCCATTTCAAGTATTAAAAGCATCACATGGAAGAGTTTTTATGGCTGTTCTCGAGGCAATtgctgaaattaaataa